From the Nerophis ophidion isolate RoL-2023_Sa linkage group LG18, RoL_Noph_v1.0, whole genome shotgun sequence genome, one window contains:
- the LOC133536866 gene encoding claudin-4-like: MRWRLEVAGLGLALTGWLCGVLTRCLALWNVSGTLDNTTATLPAYWDGVWLDWDHWDLAHDGRLHCSFYQSLMALSGSFRTWRALIMAALGVGAFAFVIGAAGAVWFPKRGQVKVFSGALFVLSGFLLLVPTAWTCHHSSQPLEGAVHLRRDWGPALYLGWISFALMLAGGILLTTRCPTSEAQAEVPGGPGAPDLEEDATHPLSRIHRTTFTRSQYERGSVPI, translated from the coding sequence ATGCGCTGGCGTCTGGAGGTGGCCGGCCTGGGTCTGGCCCTCACCGGGTGGCTCTGCGGCGTCTTGACGCGCTGCCTGGCTCTGTGGAATGTGAGCGGCACGCTGGACAACACCACGGCCACTCTGCCGGCCTACTGGGacggagtgtggctggactgggaCCACTGGGACCTGGCCCACGATGGGCGTCTGCATTGCTCCTTCTACCAGTCGCTCATGGCTCTTTCTGGAAGTTTCCGCACGTGGAGAGCCCTCATCATGGCGGCGCTGGGCGTGGGGGCGTTTGCATTTGTAATTGGCGCTGCGGGGGCCGTGTGGTTCCCCAAGCGGGGGCAAGTCAAAGTCTTTTCCGGGGCTCTTTTTGTCCTCTCCGGGTTCCTGCTGCTGGTTCCCACTGCGTGGACCTGCCATCACTCCAGTCAGCCGCTGGAGGGCGCTGTGCACCTAAGGAGAGACTGGGGACCAGCTTTGTATTTGGGATGGATCTCTTTTGCGCTGATGCTGGCAGGAGGGATCCTCCTCACCACCCGGTGTCCCACCTCAGAAGCACAGGCTGAGGTCCCTGGAGGCCCTGGGGCCCCAGACCTGGAGGAGGACGCAACTCACCCTCTGAGCAGGATCCACAGGACCACCTTCACACGCAGCCAGTATGAACGTGGATCAGTACCAATTTAA